One Sanguibacter keddieii DSM 10542 genomic window carries:
- a CDS encoding NADH-quinone oxidoreductase subunit M, which yields MTIDPNIPWLTLLAVVPLVGAAVVWALPHGSRRLARPVALGFSLLEVVLVVLAVAAFDTSAASTHQLVETHAWIPQIGASYALGVDGVGLLLVALSVGLVPLVIGAAWREQGVEDAVSTVSTVSTEGAAGAAGAAAPARGAGTAKSPAGADDRPGEGRLRHYLALVLVLQTFMVLVFSARDVFLFYVVFEAMLVPVYFMIGGFGEGARRRYAAIKFLIFSLAGGLVMLAAVIVLYVQGPGGEQGFLTENLTGLGLDQTTERLLFLGFFLAFAIKAPMFPVHSWLPDAAEHAPAGTSVLLVGVLDKVGTFGMLTLCLPLFPDASRWAAPVVIVLAVVSIIYGALLALGQDDLMRLVAYTSVSHFGVIVLGIFAFTQLSVSGASFYMVNHGISTGLLFLVGGFVVRRTVSGRSRRISELGGLAKVTPVLAGVFLLAGLSALSLPGLSTFVSEIMVFIGAFGRYPVAAIVSAVVVVLAALYVLLTYQRIFTGPVRPELAEVRDLSARERWVVAPLVVALLVLGFVPGPALDLVGDPAAVTLEQVGVTDVVPQPEAADAALVDAPTEGSDS from the coding sequence ATGACCATCGACCCGAACATCCCGTGGCTCACCCTGCTGGCCGTCGTGCCGCTCGTGGGCGCTGCCGTCGTGTGGGCGCTGCCCCACGGCTCCCGCCGGCTCGCGCGCCCCGTCGCGCTCGGCTTCTCCCTCCTCGAGGTGGTGCTCGTCGTCCTCGCGGTCGCCGCCTTCGACACCTCGGCCGCGTCGACGCACCAGCTCGTCGAGACGCACGCCTGGATCCCGCAGATCGGTGCGAGCTACGCGCTCGGCGTCGACGGGGTCGGCCTGCTGCTCGTCGCGCTGAGCGTCGGGCTCGTGCCGCTCGTGATCGGCGCCGCGTGGCGCGAGCAGGGCGTCGAAGACGCTGTGAGCACTGTGAGCACTGTGAGCACTGAGGGTGCTGCCGGTGCTGCGGGTGCGGCCGCCCCAGCGCGTGGCGCAGGCACCGCGAAGAGCCCCGCCGGAGCCGACGACCGACCCGGCGAGGGCCGGCTGCGGCACTACCTCGCCCTGGTCCTCGTCCTGCAGACCTTCATGGTGCTCGTGTTCAGCGCGCGCGACGTGTTCCTGTTCTACGTCGTCTTCGAGGCGATGCTCGTCCCCGTCTACTTCATGATCGGCGGGTTCGGCGAGGGGGCCCGGCGCCGCTACGCCGCGATCAAGTTCCTCATCTTCTCGCTCGCCGGCGGCCTCGTGATGCTCGCCGCCGTGATCGTCCTCTACGTGCAGGGCCCCGGTGGGGAGCAGGGCTTCCTCACCGAGAACCTCACGGGCCTGGGCCTCGACCAGACGACGGAGCGGCTGCTGTTCCTCGGGTTCTTCCTCGCCTTCGCGATCAAGGCCCCGATGTTCCCGGTGCACTCCTGGCTGCCCGACGCGGCCGAGCACGCCCCCGCAGGCACCTCGGTGCTGCTCGTGGGGGTGCTCGACAAGGTCGGCACCTTCGGGATGCTCACCCTCTGCCTGCCGCTGTTCCCCGACGCGAGCCGGTGGGCCGCGCCCGTGGTCATCGTGCTCGCCGTGGTGTCGATCATCTACGGGGCGCTGCTGGCGCTCGGCCAGGACGACCTCATGCGGCTCGTCGCGTACACCTCGGTCTCGCACTTCGGCGTGATCGTGCTCGGCATCTTCGCCTTCACCCAGCTGAGCGTCTCCGGCGCGTCCTTCTACATGGTCAACCACGGGATCTCGACCGGGCTGCTGTTCCTCGTCGGCGGCTTCGTGGTCCGGCGGACCGTCTCCGGGCGCTCGCGTCGGATCAGCGAGCTCGGCGGCCTGGCCAAGGTCACCCCGGTGCTCGCCGGCGTGTTCCTGCTCGCCGGTCTCTCGGCCCTGTCGCTGCCCGGTCTGTCGACCTTCGTCTCCGAGATCATGGTGTTCATCGGTGCCTTCGGCCGGTACCCCGTCGCGGCGATCGTCTCCGCCGTCGTGGTCGTGCTCGCCGCGCTGTACGTGCTGCTCACCTACCAGCGGATCTTCACCGGTCCGGTGCGCCCCGAGCTCGCCGAGGTCCGTGACCTCTCGGCCCGGGAGCGCTGGGTCGTCGCCCCGCTCGTCGTCGCGCTGCTCGTCCTCGGCTTCGTGCCGGGGCCGGCGCTCGACCTCGTCGGCGACCCCGCCGCCGTGACCCTCGAGCAGGTCGGCGTCACCGACGTCGTCCCGCAGCCCGAGGCGGCCGACGCCGCGCTCGTCGACGCACCGACCGAGGGGAGCGACTCATGA
- the nuoN gene encoding NADH-quinone oxidoreductase subunit NuoN, with translation MIATTAAVAAGSAAAAATATGTFTPPEVQWTALAPLLVVFGAGVVAVLVESFAPARLRRTIQVPLTLVALVAALAVVVWQGVSWLGPGSRGGVVVLGGSLVIEGISLLFQGIILVVAVLAVLVVVDRSPGGQDAFAPSAAAIPGSDYEELARRRGLQQTEVFPLLLFAIGGMLIFPAAADLLTMFIALEVLSLPLYVMCGMARRRRLLSQEASFKYFVLGAFASAVFLFGSALLYGYAGSVRFSDIFTASSTVAQGGSPEGWELLWLVGFLMVVCGLLFKVGAVPFQAWVPDVYQGAPTAITGFMAACTKIAAFGALVRILWFGGFGGTLDMLVSVKTALWVVAIATMAVGVVVGATQTDMKRMLGYSSIAHAGFVLVAVLGFNTDGIVAVLFYLAAYGLATVGAFGVVTLVRETGSGGEVLGEATHLGQWAGLGKRSPWLAACFSVFLLSFAGIPLTAGFIAKFGAFSAAVQGSEQLGTGEVLAVVGVLASAVAVFFYIRIIVIMFFMDPAGSDAASPVVDADSGIEGATEGSADLAPDGTSTSPATTSVLLADGAPRVTVVGGFGPTAVAVAVTAVAVVVLGVYPTPLLELIGWATGLG, from the coding sequence ATGATCGCCACGACAGCCGCCGTAGCGGCCGGCTCCGCGGCTGCTGCCGCCACGGCCACGGGGACCTTCACGCCGCCCGAGGTCCAGTGGACGGCGCTGGCACCGCTGCTCGTCGTCTTCGGGGCCGGCGTCGTCGCCGTCCTCGTCGAGTCCTTCGCACCGGCCCGGCTGCGCCGCACCATCCAGGTGCCGCTCACCCTCGTGGCGCTCGTGGCCGCGCTCGCCGTCGTCGTGTGGCAGGGCGTCTCGTGGCTCGGCCCCGGCAGCCGGGGCGGGGTCGTCGTGCTCGGCGGGTCCCTCGTGATCGAGGGCATCTCGCTGCTGTTCCAGGGCATCATCCTGGTCGTCGCGGTCCTGGCGGTCCTCGTGGTGGTCGACCGCAGCCCGGGCGGGCAGGACGCCTTCGCGCCGAGCGCCGCGGCGATCCCCGGCTCCGACTACGAGGAGCTCGCCCGCCGTCGCGGGCTCCAGCAGACCGAGGTCTTCCCGCTCCTGCTCTTCGCGATCGGCGGGATGCTCATCTTCCCGGCGGCCGCCGACCTGCTCACCATGTTCATCGCCCTCGAGGTGCTCTCGCTCCCGCTGTACGTCATGTGCGGGATGGCGCGGCGTCGCCGGCTGCTCTCGCAGGAGGCGTCCTTCAAGTACTTCGTGCTGGGGGCCTTCGCCTCGGCGGTCTTCCTCTTCGGCTCGGCGCTGCTCTACGGCTACGCGGGCTCGGTCCGGTTCAGCGACATCTTCACGGCGTCGAGCACCGTCGCGCAGGGCGGGTCCCCCGAGGGCTGGGAGCTGCTGTGGCTCGTCGGCTTCCTCATGGTGGTCTGCGGGCTGCTGTTCAAGGTCGGTGCGGTGCCCTTCCAGGCCTGGGTGCCCGACGTCTACCAGGGCGCCCCGACGGCCATCACCGGCTTCATGGCCGCCTGCACCAAGATCGCCGCCTTCGGTGCACTCGTGCGCATCCTGTGGTTCGGCGGCTTCGGCGGGACGCTCGACATGCTCGTCTCCGTCAAGACCGCGCTGTGGGTCGTGGCCATCGCGACCATGGCGGTCGGCGTCGTCGTCGGTGCGACCCAGACCGACATGAAGCGCATGCTCGGGTACTCCTCGATCGCCCACGCCGGGTTCGTGCTCGTGGCGGTCCTCGGCTTCAACACCGACGGCATCGTCGCGGTGCTCTTCTACCTCGCGGCCTACGGCCTCGCCACGGTCGGCGCCTTCGGCGTCGTCACGCTGGTGCGCGAGACCGGCAGTGGGGGAGAGGTCCTCGGCGAGGCCACGCACCTGGGCCAGTGGGCCGGCCTCGGCAAGCGCAGCCCGTGGCTCGCGGCCTGCTTCTCGGTGTTCCTGCTGTCCTTCGCCGGGATCCCGCTCACCGCAGGGTTCATCGCGAAGTTCGGGGCGTTCTCGGCCGCTGTGCAGGGGAGCGAGCAGCTGGGGACCGGCGAGGTCCTCGCCGTCGTCGGCGTGCTCGCGTCGGCCGTCGCGGTGTTCTTCTACATCCGCATCATCGTCATCATGTTCTTCATGGACCCGGCCGGGTCCGACGCGGCGAGCCCGGTGGTCGACGCGGACTCGGGGATCGAGGGCGCGACCGAGGGCTCTGCCGACCTCGCGCCCGACGGCACCTCGACCAGCCCGGCGACGACGTCCGTGCTGCTCGCCGACGGGGCGCCGCGCGTCACGGTGGTGGGCGGCTTCGGCCCGACGGCCGTCGCGGTGGCGGTCACCGCGGTCGCGGTCGTGGTGCTCGGTGTGTACCCCACCCCGCTGCTCGAGCTCATCGGCTGGGCGACCGGCCTGGGCTGA
- a CDS encoding polyprenyl synthetase family protein: MTTASIGLPVPDPDLAERLGVRLAYVEERLRDSVTHADELANTTSRHLVDAGGKRLRPLLALLTAELGESARPEVIDAAVVVELTHLATLYHDDVMDSAPLRRGAPAAHEVWGNSVAILTGDLLFARASVTVAGLGPEAVRWQAETFERLCLGQLHETVGPRPDEDPVQHYLQVLSDKTASLIATSARFGARYAGCRPEIVEIVANFGEKVGVAFQLADDVIDLTSDGALTGKTPGTDLREGVPTMPVLLLRSHVAASDEPSAGDLALLELLDSDLTSDEALAGAVAALRDHPVVAETRAQAVAWAQDAVAELVPLPDGPVKDALVAFAESLVDRTA; encoded by the coding sequence GTGACTACTGCTTCGATCGGGCTGCCTGTCCCGGACCCAGACCTCGCCGAGAGGCTCGGCGTCCGGCTCGCCTACGTCGAGGAGCGCCTGCGCGACTCGGTGACCCACGCCGACGAGCTCGCGAACACCACGTCGCGGCACCTCGTCGACGCCGGTGGCAAGCGCCTGCGCCCGCTCCTCGCGCTGCTCACCGCCGAGCTCGGCGAGTCCGCCCGCCCGGAGGTCATCGACGCCGCGGTCGTCGTCGAGCTGACGCACCTCGCGACGCTCTACCACGACGACGTCATGGACTCGGCGCCCCTGCGGCGCGGAGCACCTGCAGCGCACGAGGTGTGGGGCAACTCCGTGGCCATCCTCACCGGGGACCTGCTGTTCGCCCGCGCCTCCGTGACGGTCGCCGGCCTCGGCCCCGAGGCCGTGCGCTGGCAGGCGGAGACCTTCGAGCGTCTCTGCCTCGGCCAGCTCCACGAGACCGTCGGTCCGCGCCCCGACGAGGACCCGGTCCAGCACTACCTCCAGGTGCTGTCGGACAAGACGGCGTCGCTCATCGCGACCTCGGCACGCTTCGGCGCCCGGTACGCGGGGTGCCGGCCCGAGATCGTCGAGATCGTCGCGAACTTCGGCGAGAAGGTGGGTGTCGCCTTCCAGCTGGCCGACGACGTCATCGACCTCACCTCTGACGGTGCGCTGACCGGCAAGACCCCCGGCACCGACCTGCGCGAGGGCGTCCCGACCATGCCGGTGCTGCTGCTGCGCAGCCACGTGGCCGCGAGCGACGAGCCCTCCGCCGGGGACCTCGCCCTCCTCGAGCTCCTCGACTCCGACCTCACCTCCGACGAGGCGCTCGCCGGTGCTGTCGCCGCCCTGCGCGACCACCCCGTCGTCGCCGAGACGCGCGCCCAGGCCGTGGCGTGGGCGCAGGACGCCGTCGCCGAGCTCGTCCCCCTGCCCGACGGCCCGGTCAAGGACGCGCTCGTGGCCTTCGCAGAGTCGCTCGTCGACCGCACGGCCTGA
- a CDS encoding PP2C family protein-serine/threonine phosphatase yields the protein MDQRHAVSALRWGATTHAGRRRAANEDAFHAERGVYFVADGMGGHEAGARASAAAVEVLCSLAESDDVTIEQLQATVHEAHRAVAQIATQPGRHAGTTMTGAVVVQRDGVPTWLVANIGDSRTYRFVEGALQQITVDHSLVQELVAAGEVSPEEARTFARRHVITRALGGPVDPEPDCWSLPMVPGERLLICSDGLTEDVSVEQIAEVLRQQPHPQLAADQLVNYALLAGGRDNVTVVVVDVATSLSGPAPTTPAHGGRPGRTVSA from the coding sequence GTGGACCAGCGGCACGCCGTCAGCGCCCTCCGGTGGGGCGCGACCACCCACGCCGGCCGACGCCGCGCAGCCAACGAGGACGCCTTCCACGCCGAGCGCGGCGTGTACTTCGTCGCCGACGGGATGGGCGGTCACGAGGCGGGCGCCCGGGCGAGCGCCGCGGCCGTCGAGGTCCTGTGCTCCCTGGCGGAGTCGGACGACGTGACGATCGAGCAGCTGCAGGCGACGGTCCACGAGGCGCACCGTGCCGTGGCCCAGATCGCCACCCAGCCCGGCCGGCACGCTGGCACGACGATGACCGGCGCCGTGGTGGTCCAGCGCGACGGCGTCCCCACCTGGCTGGTGGCCAACATCGGCGACTCGCGCACCTACAGGTTCGTGGAGGGCGCGCTGCAGCAGATCACCGTCGACCACTCCCTGGTCCAGGAGCTCGTCGCGGCGGGCGAGGTCTCGCCCGAGGAGGCCCGGACCTTCGCGCGGCGGCACGTGATCACCCGCGCCCTGGGCGGGCCCGTCGACCCGGAGCCGGACTGCTGGAGCCTGCCCATGGTCCCCGGGGAGCGCCTGCTCATCTGCTCCGACGGGCTGACGGAGGACGTCTCGGTCGAGCAGATCGCCGAGGTGCTGCGCCAGCAGCCGCACCCCCAGCTGGCCGCCGACCAGCTCGTCAACTACGCGCTCCTCGCCGGCGGACGGGACAACGTGACGGTCGTGGTCGTCGACGTCGCCACCTCGCTGTCCGGCCCCGCCCCGACGACACCGGCCCACGGCGGTCGCCCGGGCCGGACCGTCTCCGCGTAG
- a CDS encoding FHA domain-containing protein — protein sequence MSISYAPGTAFALVRPGVVVLLDGSVAAASVSSVWASLERLGRPETSMADVLDAVTTVLDPSLRELPDFAIVLHEVAAGGEETGVLHVVARGTVSVHLAGEVGSETIEAFDMTTWADKRFTDVDHYEVATGPTGLPAELSLALSTGVVTARSVSWQRPAEAPSAGDHEAPAVPAEVGDAGSGSEVPAPQAVVATVEPVAEPDPAMVPVHPAEPDFARTLGEFPDGALDDGALDDVALDDDFVDHGSRDGAPSDEDLPAGAEIPADEAPAAESLAGASAAAEEPVPDDATVDGTADALATADALAVAGGSAPAPEEPEHDETGGGAGDDEEVEDDTVLSIDGLRSFMKDRDGAAPVTAEPTDVAPQPVRPALPPVPPPPPAPPVEQETPAAQQQAPVGSGDSPYPVYQAAPQTPPGEAYAPAPQTPPGESYAPVPQQWTVQLPGTPVAPAAVVGPAPVPAADVPTILARSCAYGHANTPVRSTCAVCGGGLNPQAEVVPRPSLGRVVISTGDVVELEQPVVFGRYPQAHVVTAQAQAPRLVTVPSPSQDISRSHLEVRLEGWNVLLVDLTTVNGTTLLRPGQPPRRLHPQEPTLVVSGDVADLGDGVRLTFEGVA from the coding sequence ATGTCGATCAGCTACGCGCCCGGAACGGCTTTCGCCCTGGTCCGACCGGGGGTGGTCGTGCTCCTCGACGGCTCCGTCGCGGCGGCCTCGGTGTCGTCGGTCTGGGCGTCGCTCGAGCGGCTCGGACGTCCCGAGACGAGCATGGCTGACGTCCTCGACGCCGTCACGACGGTCCTCGACCCCTCCCTGCGCGAGCTGCCCGACTTCGCGATCGTCCTGCACGAGGTGGCGGCAGGAGGCGAGGAGACCGGTGTGCTGCACGTCGTCGCCCGCGGCACCGTGTCGGTGCACCTCGCCGGCGAGGTCGGCAGCGAGACCATCGAGGCCTTCGACATGACCACCTGGGCCGACAAGCGCTTCACCGACGTCGACCACTACGAGGTCGCCACCGGCCCGACGGGCCTGCCGGCCGAGCTCTCGCTCGCGCTGAGCACAGGAGTGGTCACCGCGAGGTCCGTCAGCTGGCAGCGCCCGGCCGAGGCGCCGTCCGCGGGCGACCACGAGGCACCGGCCGTCCCGGCGGAGGTCGGCGACGCCGGCTCGGGCAGCGAGGTCCCGGCCCCGCAGGCCGTGGTCGCGACCGTCGAGCCCGTCGCGGAGCCCGACCCTGCCATGGTGCCGGTGCACCCGGCCGAGCCGGACTTCGCCCGCACGCTCGGCGAGTTCCCGGACGGAGCCCTCGATGACGGAGCCCTCGACGACGTAGCTCTCGACGACGACTTCGTCGACCACGGCTCTCGTGACGGTGCACCGTCCGACGAGGACCTCCCCGCCGGTGCTGAGATCCCTGCGGACGAGGCGCCGGCTGCCGAGAGCCTTGCCGGCGCGAGCGCCGCCGCCGAGGAGCCCGTGCCCGACGACGCGACGGTGGACGGCACGGCCGACGCGCTCGCAACGGCCGACGCGCTCGCCGTGGCCGGAGGCAGCGCACCGGCTCCCGAGGAGCCGGAGCACGACGAGACCGGCGGCGGCGCCGGCGACGACGAGGAGGTCGAGGACGACACCGTGCTCTCGATCGACGGCCTGCGCAGCTTCATGAAGGACCGGGACGGGGCCGCCCCCGTGACCGCCGAGCCGACGGACGTGGCTCCGCAGCCGGTGCGTCCGGCGCTGCCCCCGGTGCCCCCGCCGCCGCCCGCGCCCCCGGTCGAGCAGGAAACCCCGGCTGCTCAGCAGCAGGCTCCGGTCGGCTCCGGCGACTCGCCCTACCCGGTGTACCAGGCTGCGCCCCAGACCCCGCCCGGTGAGGCGTATGCCCCTGCGCCTCAGACACCGCCCGGCGAGTCCTACGCCCCTGTGCCTCAGCAGTGGACGGTCCAGCTCCCGGGGACGCCGGTGGCGCCCGCCGCCGTGGTCGGTCCGGCCCCCGTGCCTGCGGCCGACGTCCCGACGATCCTGGCGCGCAGCTGCGCCTACGGGCACGCCAACACCCCGGTCCGCTCGACCTGCGCCGTGTGCGGGGGAGGGCTCAACCCGCAGGCCGAGGTCGTGCCCCGTCCGTCGCTCGGCCGCGTCGTGATCTCGACCGGCGACGTCGTCGAGCTCGAGCAGCCCGTCGTGTTCGGCCGCTACCCGCAGGCGCACGTGGTCACCGCCCAGGCGCAAGCACCTCGCCTGGTCACGGTCCCGAGCCCCAGCCAGGACATCTCGCGGTCGCACCTTGAGGTGCGGCTCGAGGGCTGGAACGTGCTGCTGGTCGACCTGACCACCGTCAACGGGACCACCCTCCTGCGCCCGGGGCAGCCGCCGCGCCGCCTGCACCCGCAGGAGCCCACGCTCGTGGTGAGCGGCGACGTCGCGGACCTCGGCGACGGCGTCCGCCTGACCTTCGAGGGCGTCGCGTGA
- a CDS encoding serine/threonine-protein kinase has product MRSRRPPSAPPDIAGYEYLRVIGSGGFADVFLYQELRPRRKVAIKVLLPQRADEATRAAFTAEADLMAILSSHPSIVTIFDTDVTDDGRLYLAMEYCSRSTMSARYKREPLGVAETLRVGIQIAGAVETAHRNGIVHRDIKPANILVTDYGHPALTDFGISATIEQSEAGADGMSVPWSPPENLTADPRSGVRSDVWSLGATVYTLLAGRSPFEVTGGNNTQRALVERITQAPLPPIGRGDVPAELEQVLGAAMAKSPDMRYPSMLDLGRALQRVQSGLNLTATTIDIIDDSTSTTVSHLGGDGGPTDGQDETGEGGTRIRLASDRFHPGYGVGHAEQSWSRGSDADSAAGPYGIVVDSVSGHRSDSFTSSSYGRVGGAPYVPLPAADAAQGGASPEYGTSYPGGALGTVAAPTAPGSPGTQGLPGAPRPHPGDRAGRRRSRWRSPTAITSAVAVVALAAVGVVAVERANRPDLLAASTVPAPVDLTVSGSEGSNQVVFAWENPEPGASDLYAYRSTTTLDAASSESYRQTRSLSATVNAFGVTNPCLEVAIVRDGRLSGSPARACLD; this is encoded by the coding sequence ATGAGGTCGCGCAGGCCTCCGTCCGCGCCGCCCGACATCGCCGGCTACGAGTACCTGCGGGTCATCGGCTCGGGCGGCTTCGCCGACGTGTTCCTCTACCAGGAGCTGCGCCCGCGCCGGAAGGTCGCCATCAAGGTGCTCCTCCCGCAGCGCGCCGACGAGGCGACGCGGGCCGCGTTCACGGCCGAGGCCGACCTCATGGCCATCCTGTCGAGCCACCCCTCGATCGTCACGATCTTCGACACGGACGTCACGGACGACGGCCGGCTCTACCTGGCCATGGAGTACTGCTCGCGGTCGACCATGTCGGCCCGGTACAAGCGCGAGCCGCTCGGGGTCGCCGAGACCCTGAGGGTCGGCATCCAGATCGCCGGGGCGGTCGAGACCGCGCACCGCAACGGGATCGTGCACCGAGACATCAAGCCCGCCAACATCCTGGTCACCGACTACGGTCACCCTGCCCTCACCGACTTCGGGATCTCGGCGACCATCGAGCAGAGCGAGGCCGGCGCCGACGGCATGTCCGTGCCGTGGTCGCCGCCCGAGAACCTCACCGCCGACCCGCGGTCGGGGGTGCGCAGCGACGTGTGGTCGCTCGGGGCGACCGTCTACACGCTCCTGGCCGGGCGGTCGCCCTTCGAGGTGACCGGCGGCAACAACACGCAGCGCGCGCTCGTCGAGCGCATCACCCAGGCGCCGCTGCCCCCGATCGGGCGCGGCGACGTGCCGGCCGAGCTCGAGCAGGTGCTCGGTGCGGCCATGGCCAAGTCGCCCGACATGCGGTACCCGTCGATGCTCGACCTCGGACGGGCGCTGCAGCGCGTCCAGTCCGGGCTGAACCTCACCGCGACCACGATCGACATCATCGACGACTCGACGAGCACCACGGTCTCGCACCTCGGCGGGGACGGCGGGCCGACCGACGGGCAGGACGAGACCGGCGAGGGCGGCACCCGCATCCGGCTGGCGAGCGACCGGTTCCACCCGGGCTACGGTGTGGGGCACGCCGAGCAGTCGTGGTCCCGCGGCTCCGACGCCGACAGCGCGGCCGGACCCTACGGGATCGTCGTCGACTCGGTGTCGGGCCACCGCAGCGACTCCTTCACCAGCAGCAGCTACGGCAGGGTGGGCGGGGCGCCGTACGTGCCGCTGCCGGCGGCCGACGCAGCCCAGGGAGGCGCCTCGCCGGAGTACGGGACCTCGTACCCCGGGGGAGCCCTCGGGACCGTGGCCGCACCGACGGCTCCAGGATCACCCGGCACGCAGGGTCTCCCCGGGGCGCCGCGACCCCACCCCGGCGACCGTGCCGGTCGTCGCCGGTCGCGCTGGCGCTCGCCCACGGCCATCACCTCCGCCGTGGCCGTGGTGGCCCTCGCCGCCGTGGGCGTCGTCGCCGTCGAGCGTGCCAACCGCCCCGACCTGCTCGCCGCGTCGACCGTGCCTGCCCCCGTCGACCTCACGGTGAGCGGGAGCGAGGGGTCGAACCAAGTGGTCTTCGCGTGGGAGAACCCCGAGCCCGGCGCCTCCGACCTCTACGCCTACCGGTCGACCACGACGCTCGACGCCGCGTCGAGCGAGTCGTACCGGCAGACCCGGTCGTTGAGCGCGACCGTCAACGCCTTCGGGGTCACCAACCCCTGCCTCGAGGTCGCGATCGTGCGGGACGGCCGGCTGTCCGGCTCCCCGGCGCGGGCGTGCCTCGACTGA
- a CDS encoding LpqN/LpqT family lipoprotein, with the protein MPGTLSFPSDAFPAYPALEIDQPDGWVALAGVGLPLALAAEVPSGQFRPNVLVTVQRFGVGHTVADSRSAVNKSLKALPRFTQTLREDSIEMLGSPGMRVEGYFSDGKGGTMVQALRMCVVEAGPVFDVVQITGTCSGPQTEAFFGQIREIQDTLRLAG; encoded by the coding sequence ATGCCCGGCACGCTCTCCTTCCCGTCCGACGCCTTCCCCGCGTACCCGGCGCTCGAGATCGACCAGCCCGACGGCTGGGTCGCGCTCGCCGGCGTGGGCCTGCCGCTCGCCCTCGCCGCCGAGGTGCCCTCCGGGCAGTTCCGCCCCAACGTGCTCGTCACCGTGCAGCGCTTCGGGGTCGGCCACACCGTCGCCGACTCCCGCTCCGCGGTGAACAAGAGCCTCAAGGCGCTGCCGCGGTTCACGCAGACCCTGCGCGAGGACTCGATCGAGATGCTCGGGTCCCCGGGCATGCGGGTCGAGGGGTACTTCTCCGACGGCAAGGGCGGGACGATGGTCCAGGCCCTGCGCATGTGCGTGGTCGAGGCCGGGCCGGTCTTCGACGTCGTGCAGATCACCGGGACGTGCTCGGGCCCGCAGACGGAGGCGTTCTTCGGGCAGATCCGCGAGATCCAGGACACCCTGAGGCTCGCGGGCTGA
- a CDS encoding FAD-dependent oxidoreductase — MSTDRQLRVAIVGAGPAGIYAADILSKTELDVSIDLFERLPAPFGLVRYGVAPDHPRIKQIITALHRVLERGDIRLLSNVDYGMDIKLDELREFYDAVIFSTGAITDAALDVPGVELEGSYGAADFVSWYDGHPSVPTTWPLDAQQVAVIGAGNVALDVARVLAKHADDLLVTEIPENVYAGLKASPVTDVHVFARRGPAQAKFSPLELRELGHVPDVDVIVYPEDFEFDEGSVAAIGSSNQTKQIVKTLTDWTLNDPSTFSASRRLHLHFLHAPAEIVDADGDGKVDLLRTERTRLNGDGTVSRTGETHDWPVQAVYRAVGYFGSPLAELPFDDVKGVVPNAEGRVLDLDGEHLEGVYCTGWIKRGPVGLIGHTKSDASETVRHLVEDSEKDGFASATQPSPDAITAFLADRGVEVVQWSGWELLDAHERALGEAAGRERIKVIARDEMLDITLGR, encoded by the coding sequence GTGAGCACTGACCGTCAGCTGCGCGTCGCGATCGTCGGAGCGGGACCGGCCGGCATCTACGCCGCCGACATCCTCTCCAAGACGGAGCTCGACGTCTCCATCGACCTGTTCGAGCGCCTCCCCGCGCCCTTCGGACTCGTGCGGTACGGCGTCGCGCCCGACCACCCGCGCATCAAGCAGATCATCACCGCCCTGCACCGGGTGCTCGAGCGCGGCGACATCCGCCTGCTCTCGAACGTCGACTACGGCATGGACATCAAGCTCGACGAGCTCCGCGAGTTCTACGACGCGGTGATCTTCTCGACGGGCGCGATCACCGACGCAGCCCTCGACGTCCCGGGCGTCGAGCTCGAGGGGTCCTACGGCGCTGCCGACTTCGTCTCCTGGTACGACGGTCACCCCAGCGTGCCGACCACCTGGCCGCTCGACGCCCAGCAGGTCGCGGTCATCGGTGCCGGCAACGTGGCCCTCGACGTGGCACGCGTGCTGGCCAAGCACGCCGACGACCTGCTCGTCACCGAGATCCCCGAGAACGTCTACGCCGGCCTCAAGGCGTCGCCCGTCACCGACGTGCACGTCTTCGCCCGTCGCGGCCCGGCGCAGGCGAAGTTCTCGCCGCTCGAGCTCCGTGAGCTCGGCCACGTCCCCGACGTCGACGTCATCGTGTACCCGGAGGACTTCGAGTTCGACGAGGGCTCGGTCGCCGCGATCGGCTCGTCCAACCAGACCAAGCAGATCGTCAAGACGCTCACCGACTGGACGCTCAACGACCCGTCGACCTTCTCCGCGTCGCGCCGCCTGCACCTGCACTTCCTGCACGCGCCCGCGGAGATCGTGGACGCCGACGGCGACGGCAAGGTCGACCTGCTGCGCACCGAGCGCACCCGCCTCAACGGCGACGGCACCGTGAGCCGCACGGGCGAGACGCACGACTGGCCCGTCCAGGCCGTCTACCGTGCCGTCGGGTACTTCGGGTCGCCCCTCGCCGAGCTGCCCTTCGACGACGTCAAGGGCGTCGTGCCCAACGCCGAGGGTCGGGTCCTCGACCTCGACGGCGAGCACCTCGAGGGCGTGTACTGCACCGGGTGGATCAAGCGCGGACCGGTGGGGCTCATCGGCCACACCAAGTCGGACGCCTCCGAGACCGTCCGCCACCTCGTCGAGGACAGCGAGAAGGACGGCTTCGCGTCGGCCACGCAGCCCTCGCCCGACGCGATCACGGCGTTCCTCGCCGACCGCGGCGTCGAGGTCGTGCAGTGGTCCGGGTGGGAGCTCCTCGACGCCCACGAGCGTGCCCTCGGTGAGGCTGCCGGCCGAGAGCGCATCAAGGTGATCGCCCGCGACGAGATGCTGGACATCACCCTCGGTCGCTGA